One window of Quercus robur chromosome 5, dhQueRobu3.1, whole genome shotgun sequence genomic DNA carries:
- the LOC126727160 gene encoding F-box/LRR-repeat protein At3g58900-like isoform X2, with protein sequence MDVSFPLNSGKNRKFRKKQNAKKRRKRIDDLPDPIIQHILSYLSTEEAVRTSILSKRWKYLWTSIPKLDFDEGALDRRMTFMKFVERVLALHDPSDIKKFCVSCNVQYDTSRINAWICSVVKHKVQELDLYLRNFQEPLALPPCLFTCESLEVLILHMFHSLKLPSSISFSSLKFLALEKVIFSDDHSTQQLFTGCPILEDLSIIDCIWKNVKAVCISSPMLQRFFITDTYLLDDENDDKDDLNAEADDQNDFNGCQVVIFGTSLKSFSFDGQLINDYCFYNPSSIVDASIQLNKRDAEYHFLDAHRVFKLLSGLGNVEKLTLDVDALEVLSYAKELFAHLPVFYKLTRLNVESGFPIEFDLEALLTIIRNSPCLNYLSFGTVCLPTYCGNHDLIMNPVPSCFVTNLETIEIFGFRGAEKEMHAVKILLGSASVLERIVIICDEFYFEFHGDLEKKQKEIFEQILLFPRGSRSCTVHFLLGICNAPRYSG encoded by the exons ATGGATGTAAGCTTTCCATTAAACAGTGGCAAGAACCGAAAGTTCAGAAAGAAACAGAATGCTAAGAAGAGAAGAAAGCGAATTGACGATTTACCTGACCCAATTATTCAGCACATTTTGTCATACCTTTCAACCGAAGAAGCTGTTAGAACAAGCATATTATCAAAAAGATGGAAATACCTATGGACATCCATCCCTAAACTCGATTTTGATGAAGGGGCACTGGATAGGAGGATGACGTTCATGAAATTTGTGGAAAGAGTGCTTGCGCTTCATGATCCTTcagatataaaaaaattctgtgTGTCATGTAATGTGCAATATGATACATCTCGCATTAATGCCTGGATTTGTTCTGTTGTGAAGCATAAGGTTCAAGAGTTAGATCTGTATCTTAGAAACTTTCAAGAACCGTTAGCATTGCCGCCTTGCTTATTTACTTGTGAATCATTAGAAGTATTGATACTTCACATGTTCCACTCTCTCAAGCTTCCTTCAAGCATTAGTTTTTCTAGTCTCAAGTTTTTGGCTCTTGAGAAAGTTATATTTTCCGATGATCATTCAACACAACAGCTCTTTACGGGTTGCCCAATCCTGGAGGACTTATCTATAATTGACTGCATTTGGAAAAATGTCAAGGCTGTTTGTATCTCTTCTCCTATGCTTCAAAGGTTTTTCATAACTGATACCTACCTATTAGATGATGAAAATGATGATAAAGATGACCTGAATGCTGAGGCAGATGATCAGAATGATTTTAATGGTTGTCAAGTTGTGATTTTTGGAACTAGTTTgaaatccttttcttttgatgGTCAACTCATAAATGATTATTGCTTCTACAACCCATCCTCAATAGTTGATGCGTCTATTCAATTGAACAAAAGAGACGCAGAATATCATTTCCTAGATGCTCATCGTGTATTTAAGCTTCTTAGCGGGCTTGGTAATGTGGAAAAGTTGACACTAGATGTTGATGCTCTTGAG GTTCTCAGTTATGCAAAAGAGTTATTTGCCCATCTGCCtgtattttataaattgacCCGTCTCAATGTCGAAAGTGGGTTTCCAATAGAATTTGATCTTGAGGCACTGCTGACCATAATCCGGAACTCTCCATGTCTTAACTATCTTAGTTTTGGGACG GTCTGCCTACCCACATATTGTGGAAATCATGATCTGATAATGAACCCAGTGCCTTCATGTTTCGTGACAAACCTCGAGACTATCGAAATTTTTGGCTTTCGTGGAGCTGAAAAAGAGATGCATGCAGTAAAGATTTTGCTTGGAAGTGCGTCAGTTTTGGAGAGGATTGTCATTATCTGTGATGAATTTTATTTCGAATTCCATGGGGACTTAGAGAAGAAGCAAAAGGAAATTTTTGAACAGATACTGTTGTTCCCCAGAGGGTCAAGGAGCTGTACAGTTCATTTCCTTTTGGGTATTTGTAATGCTCCGCGTTATAGTGGCTAA
- the LOC126727160 gene encoding F-box/LRR-repeat protein At3g58900-like isoform X1: MDVSFPLNSGKNRKFRKKQNAKKRRKRIDDLPDPIIQHILSYLSTEEAVRTSILSKRWKYLWTSIPKLDFDEGALDRRMTFMKFVERVLALHDPSDIKKFCVSCNVQYDTSRINAWICSVVKHKVQELDLYLRNFQEPLALPPCLFTCESLEVLILHMFHSLKLPSSISFSSLKFLALEKVIFSDDHSTQQLFTGCPILEDLSIIDCIWKNVKAVCISSPMLQRFFITDTYLLDDENDDKDDLNAEADDQNDFNGCQVVIFGTSLKSFSFDGQLINDYCFYNPSSIVDASIQLNKRDAEYHFLDAHRVFKLLSGLGNVEKLTLDVDALEVLSYAKELFAHLPVFYKLTRLNVESGFPIEFDLEALLTIIRNSPCLNYLSFGTQVCLPTYCGNHDLIMNPVPSCFVTNLETIEIFGFRGAEKEMHAVKILLGSASVLERIVIICDEFYFEFHGDLEKKQKEIFEQILLFPRGSRSCTVHFLLGICNAPRYSG, translated from the exons ATGGATGTAAGCTTTCCATTAAACAGTGGCAAGAACCGAAAGTTCAGAAAGAAACAGAATGCTAAGAAGAGAAGAAAGCGAATTGACGATTTACCTGACCCAATTATTCAGCACATTTTGTCATACCTTTCAACCGAAGAAGCTGTTAGAACAAGCATATTATCAAAAAGATGGAAATACCTATGGACATCCATCCCTAAACTCGATTTTGATGAAGGGGCACTGGATAGGAGGATGACGTTCATGAAATTTGTGGAAAGAGTGCTTGCGCTTCATGATCCTTcagatataaaaaaattctgtgTGTCATGTAATGTGCAATATGATACATCTCGCATTAATGCCTGGATTTGTTCTGTTGTGAAGCATAAGGTTCAAGAGTTAGATCTGTATCTTAGAAACTTTCAAGAACCGTTAGCATTGCCGCCTTGCTTATTTACTTGTGAATCATTAGAAGTATTGATACTTCACATGTTCCACTCTCTCAAGCTTCCTTCAAGCATTAGTTTTTCTAGTCTCAAGTTTTTGGCTCTTGAGAAAGTTATATTTTCCGATGATCATTCAACACAACAGCTCTTTACGGGTTGCCCAATCCTGGAGGACTTATCTATAATTGACTGCATTTGGAAAAATGTCAAGGCTGTTTGTATCTCTTCTCCTATGCTTCAAAGGTTTTTCATAACTGATACCTACCTATTAGATGATGAAAATGATGATAAAGATGACCTGAATGCTGAGGCAGATGATCAGAATGATTTTAATGGTTGTCAAGTTGTGATTTTTGGAACTAGTTTgaaatccttttcttttgatgGTCAACTCATAAATGATTATTGCTTCTACAACCCATCCTCAATAGTTGATGCGTCTATTCAATTGAACAAAAGAGACGCAGAATATCATTTCCTAGATGCTCATCGTGTATTTAAGCTTCTTAGCGGGCTTGGTAATGTGGAAAAGTTGACACTAGATGTTGATGCTCTTGAG GTTCTCAGTTATGCAAAAGAGTTATTTGCCCATCTGCCtgtattttataaattgacCCGTCTCAATGTCGAAAGTGGGTTTCCAATAGAATTTGATCTTGAGGCACTGCTGACCATAATCCGGAACTCTCCATGTCTTAACTATCTTAGTTTTGGGACG CAGGTCTGCCTACCCACATATTGTGGAAATCATGATCTGATAATGAACCCAGTGCCTTCATGTTTCGTGACAAACCTCGAGACTATCGAAATTTTTGGCTTTCGTGGAGCTGAAAAAGAGATGCATGCAGTAAAGATTTTGCTTGGAAGTGCGTCAGTTTTGGAGAGGATTGTCATTATCTGTGATGAATTTTATTTCGAATTCCATGGGGACTTAGAGAAGAAGCAAAAGGAAATTTTTGAACAGATACTGTTGTTCCCCAGAGGGTCAAGGAGCTGTACAGTTCATTTCCTTTTGGGTATTTGTAATGCTCCGCGTTATAGTGGCTAA